A region from the Mya arenaria isolate MELC-2E11 chromosome 2, ASM2691426v1 genome encodes:
- the LOC128217094 gene encoding uncharacterized protein LOC128217094, producing the protein MTTNARPPAPMKRGKSAGAPTTVASKESVEEIRGLCRRVAPYMVRQWREVCSFLGVADNILDDLVLEYQGRRKSELAFQGLYRWQETAGRGAHKDKILKALQHAGLKRAEDEYRAMDTSKRKVPYMGRPENAAAQSETPANKQAKQKAFADRLSRPKTSPSGDQQDPRKSTKKPKSAAVVASQTNPLTLQVPATKPTDRCELKLKVTVKGVQRRGQAEVEATRDDFRSTKDDYKHTCHTFVKLVLANRRFHFRELRRLLDFPGISIQRLTIIGFNINVFILCHTLGAFEILHQTYVTGRLSALFHRALVTQLYLDRLCAAQLELSVTNDEAMTSMFRNILVERSYLERADSIATKHPVDECDYFTCDTDDESDYGKAPNADKIKSFDLSALKEDLNRFIGGMKQRLDTYNENIKDLLMTLRIVRQGSSPEISCLDDVIECLDYLRNSKSVGQGGKTDLFREYLAMVNQIRLKVQDISEQDYLVSFVTNLTGDASETFHKVLSEIEIMLHPISKFKVDEQVLNEITQTGIEKEIFGGLICFLPKLLQLMQDLAESIERDDTNKDETVDLDTEHNFVETGEENKENVTGGQEIIENSKTEQVNRTSNASDQQDKQLRPSSAVNYVETWTP; encoded by the exons ATGACGACGAACGCACGGCCACCAGCACCAATGAAGCGGGGCAAATCGGCGGGTGCCCCGACTACAGTGGCCTCCAAGGAGTCCGTTGAAG AGATACGCGGTCTGTGCAGACGAGTGGCCCCTTACATGGTGCGCCAATGGCGAGAAGTGTGTTCCTTTCTTGGTGTAGCAGACAACATTCTAGATGACCTTGTACTCGAGTACCAGGGCCGACGCAAATCAGAGCTTGCATTTCAGGGGCTGTACCGATGGCAGGAAACGGCCGGTAGGGGCGCGCATAAAGACAAAATACTTAAAGCCCTGCAGCACGCCGGACTAAAACGAGCAGAGG ATGAATACCGGGCCATGGACACAAGTAAGCGAAAGGTGCCCTACATGGGGCGTCCGGAGAACGCAGCTGCCCAGTCGGAAACACCCGCCAACAAGCAGGCGAAGCAAAAAG CCTTTGCTGACCGGTTATCGCGGCCGAAGACTTCCCCTAGCGGCGACCAGCAGGATCCACGGAAGTCCACGAAGAAGCCTAAGTCTGCTGCGGTGGTTGCCTCTCAGACCAACCCACTTACACTTCAGGTGCCTGCCACTAAACCCACAGACAGAT GCGAGTTGAAGTTGAAAGTGACTGTGAAGGGCGTACAGCGGCGGGGCCAGGCGGAGGTGGAGGCGACCCGTGACGACTTCCGGTCCACCAAGGACGACTATAAGCACACCTGCCACACCTTCGTCAAGCTCGTCTTGGCCAACAGGAGGTTCCACTTTCGGGAGCTGAGGCGTCTGCTCGACTTTCCAGGGATTTCTATTCAAAGACTTACCATCATTGGTTTCAACATCAACGTCTTCATCCTGTGTCATACTCTCGGCGCTTTCGAAATACTTCACCAGACCTATGTCACTGGACGCTTGAGTGCGCTATTTCACCGCGCCCTGGTCACCCAGCTCTATCTGGATAGGTTGTGTGCCGCCCAGCTGGAACTGTCGGTAACGAATGACGAGGCGATGACAAGCATGTTCCGGAACATTCTAGTTGAGAGAAGCTACCTAGAGCGCGCGGACTCCATAGCAACAAAACATCCGGTGGACGAGTGTGACTACTTCACATGTGACACGGATGACGAGTCCGATTATGGGAAAGCTCCGAATGCAG ataaaataaaatccttCGATCTCAGTGCATTGAAAGAAGACTTGAATAGGTTTATAGGCGGCATGAAACAGCGTTTAGACACCTACAATGAGAATATCAAAGACCTGCTTATGACGCTACGTATAGTGCGACAGGGTAGCAGCCCCGAGATCTCGTGCCTAGATGACGTCATTGAATGCCTTGATTATCTCCGAAACAGCAAAAGTGTAGGTCAGGGCGGGAAGACGGACCTGTTCAGGGAATATCTGGCCATGGTCAACCAGATACGCCTTAAAGTGCAAGATATCAGCGAACAGGACTACCTAGTCAGCTTTGTCACAAACCTTACGGGGGACGCAAGTGAAACATTCCATAaagttttaagtgaaattgaaataatgcttcatccaatatcaaagtttaaagtTGACGAACaagttttgaatgaaattacTCAAACCGGTATTGAAAAGGAAATATTTGGTGGGTTAATATGTTTCTTGCCAAAACTGTTGCAACTTATGCAAGATCTTGCCGAATCTATTGAACGTGATGATACAAATAAGGACGAAACTGTAGACCTAGATACtgaacataactttgttgaaacTGGCGAAGAGAACAAAGAAAATGTGACTGGGGGTCAGGAGATAATTGAAAATTCAAAGACAGAACAGGTGAATAGAACAAGCAACGCGTCCGACCAGCAGGACAAACAGCTCAGGCCTTCATCTGCTGTGAATTATGTTGAAACATGGACACCTTAG